The nucleotide window AGCTGATTGCAGCGCGCGCAACCGGGCCCCAGTACCTTTACTTCCAAATAGTTATCTTCGGATTCTTCAATGGGTTGACCGACGCTTTTTTTAAACTCTCTTAAAAATGCCTGTCCATATGCTGTACGGGCGTGATCGGGAATGTAATTCATTTTCGCAAGTCGATCAAGGAGCTCAGTTGTGATTTCATCATCCGGTCTTCCGGCGCACACCTGGGCGACTTTCGATAGTGCCTGCTTTAGCCCGATAATTCCCATTCGGTTCTTGCCGACCTTAATCTGAGTAACCTCATCTGATGTCATTTTGGGTCTGTTTCCAATTTTTGGTGAATTCGATGAAAGGATCACGCATCAAGCGAAAAAATGCCCGAAGGTCATTCCGCTGATGGTGGCCATCACAACAACCAGACCAATAAATGCAACCGTTTTTTTGGTGCCCAATACACTTCTGATTACCAGCATGTTCGGCAGGCTGAGGGCGGGTCCGGCCAGCAACAATGCCAGCGCCGGTCCCTTGCCCATGCCGGCACCCATGAGTCCCTGCAAAATCGGCACTTCGGTGAGCGTTGCAAAATACATAAAAGCCCCGACGACCGATGCAAATAGGTTGGCCCATATGGAATTGCCGCCCACCAATCCGCTAACCCACTTTGACGAAATCAGCCCTTCGGATCCAGGCCGACCCAACAGCAAGCCGGCAACTAAAACACCTGCAAGTAAAAGCGGCATCATCTGTTTGGTGAAATCCCAGGTGGACAGAAACCAGTCTTCGGTTTCTCCCCGGGTCGTGGTCGTTAGGACAACCAGCGCCATGATGCCAATTGTAAAGGTGAGCAAAGGCAGATCCGGAACAATCATAGCAAAAGCCAATATGATGATGGCGGCCAGAATGACTTTATACAACTTTACCTTAAACCACAGCACTAGCAGCACACCCAGCAGTGCGGCAAAAAATCCGGTTAGTGGCCATTTCAAGCTATAAATCGCATTGTAAAATCCACCAGATTCGCCAGTCTCTCCCCAGGTGGCAAAAACCAGAATCGCCACCATGACGGCAAAATAAATCACGGTTTGCCACAGAGGCCTTTCGCCTTCGTCGTCGGGCATATGCAAGGCGGCTTGCACCTTGGCCTCCTCTTCTTTCCTGAATAAAAAGTGCATGATCAAGCCAATAATAATGCTGAATACAACAGCGCCGATGGCCCGGGCAGCGCCAATTTCAACACCCAGTACCCGCGCGGTCAGCACAATCGCCAAAACATTGATGGCCGGGCCCGAATAAAGAAATGCAATCGCCGGGCCCAGGCCGGCCCCTCTTTTCCAGATGCTGGCAAAAAGTGGTAAGACGGTACATGAACAAACGGCCAGGATGGTGCCGGAAACTGAAGCTACACCGTAAGCCAACACCTTTTTGGCGCTACCCCCCAAATATTTCATAACCGCCGCCTGTGAAACGAAACAGGCAATGGCTCCGGCAATAAAAAAAGCCGGAATCAGGCATAAAATCACATGCTCGCGAGCATACCATTTGGCCAGTGCCAGGGATTCGATGACAGCACTGGTAAATCGTTCGCTGTCAACTGGCAACCAAAAAATGACCAGAAAAGCACCGACAATCAGACTCAGCGGTTTCCAGATTCCTTTCCAGTCTACAAGACTTGGCTGTTTTTTGGTTTCGGTGTCTAATGATTTATCGGCAGCTGATTCGCTGCCGCTTATGACAATTGCTTCACTCATATGTTGCGCCTCCTAAACTGCAATTGATTTAGCTGAATGTCAGCCGGTAACAATCAATCTTTTTGAATTATGAAAGCCTCAAATTTATATATGCATATTTGTCTATATATTTTTAAATAGTACAACTAGCACAATTCGGATCGGTTGAGGAAAGGAGCCTTTTTATTTAATTCGGCCACCTCAGGGTCATTGTCAAGCCAGTGCCGGATATTCCCGAGCAAACTGGCAGCATAGGGGCTGCGGGTGCCGTCCGCCAGAAAATAATTTACCCACAGACCATCCTTCTGATAATCCACCAAACCAGCTTCCTCTAATATTTTCAAATGCTTGGAAACGGTCGGCTGGGCAACTTCCAGGGCAGCCTGCAGTTCGCAGACACACATCATTTTATGCTGCAGCATTTTTATGATTTTGATCCGATTGGGATCTGACAGTGCCTTCATGACTTTGATAAAATCTTTCATGGCAACTCCTTATATATTCCGATTTAGCAATATACTAATTCCTTCTCTAATCGTCAAGTGCTTTTTCAAATTGTGTTAATGCCCGATGATAACCTCGCGCATTGCCGCGCCTTTCAATTCATTTCCGTCACAAAGTTCGTAAATTGGCAATTAACAGTAATTCGTAACGTAATACTTTAATTTTATACAATTTTTAAAATCACCTAAGTGACAAAAGATAAAAAAGCGAAATTATGCAATTCAAATTGTTGACATCAACCAGAGATTAGAGTAGATATCTTTATATTGTATACATTATTTTTATATACAAATATTAGGCGCGCATGTTTTTGCCGTTATTAAGATTATCGGCATTGGGGCCCCAGATTGCATAGCACATTCAACAATTTATATCTTCAGGTAAGATAGCCCGTGAGCAGCAGATGTTGTTGATGCTCTGGGCAGGATTTTTCCAGAACTCTCTCTTCAGGCATAACAATAGACGGAGGCATGCAAATGTTCGCTTTGGAAGGATTTACCGTTACAAAATTTATCATCACGATCATTGCCATGATTGGCATTTCGGCCTTGTTTTCCATTTTCGGCCGGGGCGGCGGTGAATTCAAGCTCCCAGTATTAATAACGGTTTTAACGATGCTGCCCTACTTTGATATCGCCACCATCAGTTTATTTTGCATCTTTGTTCAAGGTATTACCATGCTGGCAGTGTATGGCTCCAAACACAAATTGGTGGACTGGCCCCTGGCGTTTGCCCTGGCTCTCATCGTTGGTTCATTTGCATTTATGGGCGGGTATTTCGCATTTAAGGTCAAGGCCCTTTACCTCAAAGGCACCTTTGCGGTGTTATTGCTCATATCGGCATATTTTATGTGGAAAGGTAAAGGCGTTCCCGGCAAGCCGGGCAAATTTGGTGTCTGGCATCGCGTCATGGGAAACGGTGAAGAATATGACATGAACTTGTTATTAATTGCTCTGCCCGTAGGAATCATCGCATTTATCGCCGGAATGGTCGGCATATCCGGTTGCGGGTTAATCATTCCAGTTTGCATCATACTTGGAGCCGTTCCCATCAGAATTGCGATCGGCACCAATACGATGCTCGTTCTAACATCCTCGGGCACTTCGTTTTTAGGCCACGCCGTCAGAGGAACAACACCATGGACTTTAACAACCATTCTGGGAGTGGCTGCGATTTGCGGGGCTTTTATCGGTGCCAATTTGCATATCGATATACCGGAAAAGTACATCAAGGCTGGCTTTATCACCCTGCTGGTTGTGGCATCTATATGGATGGTAGCTAAAATTTACATACTGTAATGTAAGACAAACGAATGATTATAGGGAGGAACGAAACATGAAAAAGTTAACCAAAAAGGAACGAATCGAATGTGTATTTAATATGAAGGAACCCGATTGTGTCCCGGTTTTTCCACGCAATCAGGCCCAAATGATATATTCCATGGGCTGGAAATTGCCGGAAATGACGGGTCAGGACTGGTATGATGCCGAAAAATCCGCCCTGGCGGCTTTATGGAACCTGGAATATATGGATTATGACGTTGCATTCGGCTGTTATTACGATATGGGATTCGGCGTTCCGGCCCTGGGCGGCATCCTGGACATACCCGAAAAATGGGGTATGAGTGTGCAGTGTTTGAAACATCCAGTGGAATCCAAAGCAGACTGGGATACCGTCAAAAAACAATTTCCACTGGACCCCCTCACGGATCCGCGGATGCGCGGTGCCCTGAAATCCATCAAATATGTTTCCACGGCAGTGGGTGATCATACGCCCGTCACACCGGCTTATTATACGGGCATTTGTGTGGTCAGTTTGATTTTAATGGAAGTCGGCGGCCTGATGGAGGCCTGCATGGAAGAGCCTGAATGGGTAGATGATATGTGCCGCCGAGCCTCTGATTTTGCAATGGACTGGATTCGCGCGCAGTACGAGGCCGGTGCCAATAGTTGGTTGTATCTGGCAGATTTTTGGGGCACCGAACTGATCTCACCGCAGATGGCCGATCGATTTATTACACCTTATGTCATCGAGATGAGCGAAATGGTTGAAAAAGAGTTTGGCCAGAAGACTTTTTATCATGTCCACGGGAATATGACCCGACCCAAGTCACAAGAGTGGCTTGAGAAACTAACAAAAGACGCCAATATCGTTGGCTTGCATCTGGACAAGGCCCATGACGCGAGCTGGATCAAAGAGGTCGTCAAGGGTAAAATGGGGGTGGCCGGCGGATTGCCGTTTAAGGGCGGTTTTCTGGATAAAGGACCGATTGAAAAAATTACTGCGGAAGCCAAAAAATCTCTGGATATCGCTGCTCCGGGTGGCGGTGTCATATTTGTGCCCACAGGACAGGTCCTGCCTTCCACACCCAATGAGCACTTTAAGGCCTGGATCGATATTGCGCATGAATACGGCAGATATCCGCTTGCATAAAGTGTTCAACATCCAAGGAGGAACTGGTTATGTCTGATTTTCCCGAACTGACCCAGGCGGTCATCGACGGCAACCGCAACAAGGTCGTTGAGATTGTCAATGCAGAATTAGAAAAAGGCACCACTCCCCAGACGCTGCTGTCGGATTACATGATCCCCGGCATGCTGCATGTGGGCGATCTGATGCAGGAGGGTGAATATTTTATTCCCGAGGTATTGCGTTCGGCCAAGGCGATGAAGGGGGCTTTGGAAATCTTGGAGCCGCTTTTGGCTGAAAGCGGCGGCGCGGAGTCAGCCGGCTATATTGTCATCGGCACTGTTGACGGCGACATTCACGATATCGGCAAAAATCTGGTGGCCATGCTGCTCAAGGGCAGCGGCTTTGAGGTCAACGATGTGGGGGTATCGGTGAAAACCGAGACATTTATTGAAGCGTTACAGGCAAAAGAAGGGCCGGTTTTGCTGGGCATGTCAGCGCTGATCACCCCTACCCTGGATGAAATGCCGGTGGTGATCAAGGCTGTCAAAGAGGCCGGTCTGCGGGATCGGGTCAAGATCATGGTCGGTGGAGCACCGGTCACCCAGGAGTTTTGCGATGAAATCGGTGCTGACGGTATGGCCGAAGACGCCGCAGCCGCAGTCACTCTGGCAAAGCAACTGCTCGCCGCATAAGATAAAAATTATCAATTGCCACTCAAGAGCAAAAGGAACCTAACAGATGATAGAACAAATTCAAATTTATACCCGCGGTTGCGTTCGATCCATAGCAGTGGAAAAAAGTCTGAGAAAGGCGGTCAGCAAAATGGGATTGGACGTTGAGGTCAAGGCCTATGATGATCCTGTAGTCCACAAAGCGGAAGGCCTCGATAGTTTCCCTTCCGTAAAAATAAATGGTGAACTCAGAGTTGAGGGCGACTTTACGTCTGTCGATGATTTTGAAGAAATGCTTTCAGAATATCAAAATTGACATGTGATCGCCCTAAATGATAAGACCCTACGAACACAGGCTGGAATGTCATAATAGAAGTCTCGGATCAGATCTCAACTGAATCAACGGGAAACTGGAACTGAATGCCCCCAAACATGAACAAGGAAGGTGAACTCGTGGTGACAGCTGATAAGCAGAGGGAAAATAAAGCTTCTAGGCACCTTGAAGAACAGAGCCAAAAGGTTGCCGAACTTTATAATTCGGGGACGAACTGCGACAAAGCGGTTTTATTAATCCTGCAGGAAATTTTAAAACTGCCGCCAGAAAAATGGGATTTTGCCGATTTTTATGCCGAAAACCCGGATGCCGATCGATTTTTATGCAAAGCGCTGGCCGCCGGTGCGATGGCTATTTATCTGGATGTGATCGGCCAGATGGAAGCCGAGACATCGCAATCCTCCGATATTAAAGAATCCATCGAACGCGTAAATCACATCTTTAATCAGCACCTGGAAGAGACCAGTGAAGGGAAACCCATTCATCCGGTTGATTTCGATCCATTCGCATATGATGAGGCATTGAAGGGCATAGAAATCGATGAGCGTTATAAAAAATCCTATCAAAAAAAAGTAAAAACCTTATTTCAAAGTTTTGAAACCGAATTTAATGCCTGCAACTGCCAAGATGTACTGGGTTTCGATCCATTCAGTTATGTGGATTACGATGAGGAGATGCAGGAATACATTGAAGAGGGCGAGTGGATGCAAAAATGCATCGATTGTATGCAGTTCCTGGTTAAAAAAATGGGAGATGCTGCCTAATCCCCTGCTCTTCCGACTTTTTCGGGCGTAATCTCCAGACAGCCGGATTAAAACACGCGCAGTGGCCGACCGATCAGCGGTCACTGAATACGCCATGACCTTCACGGTAATATCATATCCTGTTTCAGATTTTACATATTGTTCCAAATAATTTTGATAATGAAACAATCTGTTAAAACCTCGTTTTTTGAAAACAGTTTCCAATGATCTATATCAGGTCAGAATTTAATATATAAAAAGCCTGACCCATCATTAACCACTTGAATTTAGTACTTAAAAGAATCCGGCATAACAAAGAGGCAAACTGCGGCCAGTGCCATTTTGAGTTTCCGACCATTCTGGTATGTGTTTTGCTCAGTGATGATCATAGAAAAAGTGCCATAACACAGACGCAAACCAGGCGAAGCGGGTTCGCCACCGTCCATCAAGTCTAATATCCATACCCATGAACAAGGAATTGTAAAGCCAATTCCTTTGTAAACGCTCAAACAGTGACTATCAGAACCGTTGGAGGGGTGCTGCAGCTATAAGAGTCACAGCCCTGCTGCAGCCGCTATTTTTATTAATCCGCATAATTAAGGAGGCTGGATGATGAAGAAATTTAAACTTTTTTCATGTATAGCAATTATTGCGCTGCTGGCATTCGTGATCTGCGGCAACGCTGCTGCCAAGACTGTCCTGCGAATGAATCACCAATTTCCGGCAGCTGCGGCCGGATCCAAAATTGATCAATGGTTCGTAGACGAGGTTAAAAAAGCCACCGGTGGAGAAATTGAAATCCAGATCTTTTGGTCCAACGCGCTGGGTGCCGCCAAAGAAAACCTGACACTGCTCGGCACCGGAGCTATCGATGCCGCCGGCATGTCCGCAGGCTATTTTCCAGCCCAGTTGCCATTTTTCGCCGCACCGAACTCGCTGCCCATGGCAATGGATAATATTT belongs to Desulfobacterales bacterium and includes:
- a CDS encoding thioredoxin family protein; this translates as MIEQIQIYTRGCVRSIAVEKSLRKAVSKMGLDVEVKAYDDPVVHKAEGLDSFPSVKINGELRVEGDFTSVDDFEEMLSEYQN
- a CDS encoding corrinoid protein is translated as MSDFPELTQAVIDGNRNKVVEIVNAELEKGTTPQTLLSDYMIPGMLHVGDLMQEGEYFIPEVLRSAKAMKGALEILEPLLAESGGAESAGYIVIGTVDGDIHDIGKNLVAMLLKGSGFEVNDVGVSVKTETFIEALQAKEGPVLLGMSALITPTLDEMPVVIKAVKEAGLRDRVKIMVGGAPVTQEFCDEIGADGMAEDAAAAVTLAKQLLAA
- a CDS encoding metalloregulator ArsR/SmtB family transcription factor; the encoded protein is MKDFIKVMKALSDPNRIKIIKMLQHKMMCVCELQAALEVAQPTVSKHLKILEEAGLVDYQKDGLWVNYFLADGTRSPYAASLLGNIRHWLDNDPEVAELNKKAPFLNRSELC
- a CDS encoding permease; protein product: MSEAIVISGSESAADKSLDTETKKQPSLVDWKGIWKPLSLIVGAFLVIFWLPVDSERFTSAVIESLALAKWYAREHVILCLIPAFFIAGAIACFVSQAAVMKYLGGSAKKVLAYGVASVSGTILAVCSCTVLPLFASIWKRGAGLGPAIAFLYSGPAINVLAIVLTARVLGVEIGAARAIGAVVFSIIIGLIMHFLFRKEEEAKVQAALHMPDDEGERPLWQTVIYFAVMVAILVFATWGETGESGGFYNAIYSLKWPLTGFFAALLGVLLVLWFKVKLYKVILAAIIILAFAMIVPDLPLLTFTIGIMALVVLTTTTRGETEDWFLSTWDFTKQMMPLLLAGVLVAGLLLGRPGSEGLISSKWVSGLVGGNSIWANLFASVVGAFMYFATLTEVPILQGLMGAGMGKGPALALLLAGPALSLPNMLVIRSVLGTKKTVAFIGLVVVMATISGMTFGHFFA
- a CDS encoding uroporphyrinogen decarboxylase family protein, giving the protein MKKLTKKERIECVFNMKEPDCVPVFPRNQAQMIYSMGWKLPEMTGQDWYDAEKSALAALWNLEYMDYDVAFGCYYDMGFGVPALGGILDIPEKWGMSVQCLKHPVESKADWDTVKKQFPLDPLTDPRMRGALKSIKYVSTAVGDHTPVTPAYYTGICVVSLILMEVGGLMEACMEEPEWVDDMCRRASDFAMDWIRAQYEAGANSWLYLADFWGTELISPQMADRFITPYVIEMSEMVEKEFGQKTFYHVHGNMTRPKSQEWLEKLTKDANIVGLHLDKAHDASWIKEVVKGKMGVAGGLPFKGGFLDKGPIEKITAEAKKSLDIAAPGGGVIFVPTGQVLPSTPNEHFKAWIDIAHEYGRYPLA
- a CDS encoding sulfite exporter TauE/SafE family protein; its protein translation is MFALEGFTVTKFIITIIAMIGISALFSIFGRGGGEFKLPVLITVLTMLPYFDIATISLFCIFVQGITMLAVYGSKHKLVDWPLAFALALIVGSFAFMGGYFAFKVKALYLKGTFAVLLLISAYFMWKGKGVPGKPGKFGVWHRVMGNGEEYDMNLLLIALPVGIIAFIAGMVGISGCGLIIPVCIILGAVPIRIAIGTNTMLVLTSSGTSFLGHAVRGTTPWTLTTILGVAAICGAFIGANLHIDIPEKYIKAGFITLLVVASIWMVAKIYIL